One window from the genome of Oryctolagus cuniculus chromosome 1, mOryCun1.1, whole genome shotgun sequence encodes:
- the MRPL16 gene encoding large ribosomal subunit protein uL16m — protein MWRLLARASAPLLRVPLSDSWAAPPASAGLKTLLPVPSLGDVSIPEKPKLRFVERVPLVPKVRREPKNLNDIRGPSTEATEFTEGNFAILALGGGYLHWGHFEMMRLTINRSMDPKNMFAIWRVPAPFKPITRKGIGQRMGGGKGAIDHYVTPVKAGRLVVEMGGRCEFKEVEGFLNQVAHKLPFPAKAVSRETLEKMRKDQEEREQNNQNPWTFERIATANMLGIRKYLSPYDLTQKGRYWGKFYLPDRV, from the exons ATGTGGAGGCTGCTGGCCCGCGCCAGTGCGCCGCTCCTGCGGGTGCCCTTGTCAG ATTCTTGGGCAGCCCCACCTGCCAGTGCTGGCCTGAAGACGCTGCTTCCGGTGCCATCGTTAGGAG ATGTTTCCATTCCTGAAAAGCCCAAACTAAGATTTGTTGAAAGGGTACCACTTGTGCCAAAAGTCAGAAGAGAACCTAAAAACTTGAATGACATACGCGGACCTTCCACTGAAGCTACTGAATTCACAGAAGGCAATTTTGCAATCTTG GCACTGGGTGGAGGTTACCTCCACTGGGGACATTTTGAAATGATGCGCCTGACAATCAACCGCTCTATGGACCCCAAGAACATGTTTGCCATCTGGCGGGTACCAGCCCCTTTCAAGCCCATCACCCGCAAGGGTATTGGGCAGCGCATGGGGGGTGGCAAAGGTGCCATTGATCACTATGTGACCCCTGTGAAGGCTGGCCGCCTTGTGGTAGAGATGGGTGGACGATGTGAATTCAAAGAAGTAGAAGGTTTCCTGAACCAGGTTGCACACAAGTTGCCCTTCCCGGCGAAGGCAGTGAGCCGTGAGACCCTAGAGAAGATGCGGAAAGACCAAGAGGAAAGAGAACAAAACAATCAAAACCCTTGGACCTTTGAACGCATAGCCACTGCCAACATGCTGGGGATACGCAAATACCTGAGCCCTTATGACTTAACCCAGAAAGGACGCTACTGGGGCAAGTTCTATCTGCCTGATCGTGTGTAA